TATTAACACTACAAAGTTTGCCGTATCTATTTCTAATCTACCAGATGGATCAAATGAGAAATCCGCCGTAAATCCATCATCTAGCATCACAGCATCAAGAGCAACTCGAGACATGTCGTGCATGATATTTCTTTGGCGTAATCTTTCTGCTGAAGTGGCTGGCGTGGTTTTAACGAGTATGCTCTTTAGTGAGTCGCCGTATATGTCCGACATATCTCCGACAACTTTATCTGAAGGCGTGGAACATACGATAAGATTTGTACCCTGCTCTAGTTGAGCAATATAATCATCTGGGTTTAGTCCGTAGTAGTTTCCATAGATTAACGACTCGTCCCACCGATTAGCCGCTGCTTTCATTTGACGATACGTACCTACGTCAACAAAAGTATACTCGATATCGTCTTCATCTTGGCGGCGTGGGCGTGTGGTTAGTGTATTCATGTACTTCAATTCTTGCGGGAACATTCGTAAAGCATGGCGTGCAAGCGTACTCTTACCTGACCCTGATAGTCCGCAGACAACCAATAGGTCGCCCGGCTTATCGATAGAGTGAGCCACCGTCTATATCCTCATTTTCTTTGGCAACGCAATCTTTGTATTTATACAAATATATATTTGACGAAAGTAGTCCTGGGTCTTTTGGCAGATGACCGTACGTGTGAACATCCTTGTCTATATTAGCAACCATTAAACCACAGTCGTATGCATATTGTAGAATCTCATGTGTACAATCAAGTGTCCATTGTAGGTCTTCGTCTATCGGATAGACTAGCACGGAGACCGAGCCAACAGGCACTGCACCAGCTACTCGGCTTAACCAAACCTTTGCGCCTTTGCCGCGATTCTTTGAGGAATATGGTGGATTTATATAAAATGCGTCAGCCTTGATATGTTGAGGCAAAGCATTCCTCGCATCGTATTCTTCAATTATGTAACTATTAATGTTGTTCTTTGCGTAATTATCTCGCAAACTACGACGTATTCGCGCATCGTATTCAACTACAACTGGCGAAACGTTCAAATATTTACCAAATAATACCGATAGATGATCGTCATCCCCAAGGAACAAAACCTTCTTACCATTAAGTACAGGCCTCATCATATCAACCTGTCGTGCCATACTTTCAGAAGTCATAAGGTACTGCTCAATGCTCATATCAGCTTCTGGACGTAACTTGTTTAGCTCTAGTGCGCTACATAGAATATCTCTGTTTTGGCTCATAAACTCCTCGCTTTTAGTATTTTAACTTTATATAGCGTATGTGTGATGGTTGGAAATGCCTATTAAAAATTGCTGCAACATCTAGCGGTTCTTTTTCTTTTTTAGTACATGTTACCAAATCCATATGTAAATATCCACTTTCTGGCCACGTGTGCATTGATAGATGGCTCTCTTCTAGGACATAAAATACCGTTTTACCTATAGGTTCAAACTGATGGATTCGTCGCTCAACTACACTAAGACCAGTATCTCTACAGAAAGCATCGCAAGCGTCTTTTAATAATTTTGAAGAATTAAGAAACTCATCAGGCAGACCCCGAGCCTCGATAACCGTATGGTTGATAAGAGGTATATTTTCATCCCAAAGACCTCTGACTTTATGGCGTAAGTCAAGATTATAGATACGCAACGTTGAATCTTGATCAACAATAGAAAGTTTATTTTGATTATCCTGCATAATACACTCTTTTCGTATTATATTATGTACATTTGGTCATCAAAAAAGCGACCACATGCTAGTCGCTAAACTTCTACAAATAAGCTTCGAAACCTATCTGCGCATATGGCCGCATCAGCGTTTCGAAGCATTATTTATATATGCTTCTTTGTAGAAGTTTAGCACTGTTATTGTAACAGATGAGATATAGGAGCGCAAATATACAATTGTCTCTGTGTGAGAGAAAATCTGCTGCTGTGTCTACCTGTCTTTACGCGCCGCCACCGCAAACCACATAAAGTAATCCTCCAATGATTCGTCTTCCATGCCGGCGAATAGTTCGCGGGCGCGCAGGACTTCGCGGAGTTTTGGTGATTTTTGGCGGGCGAGCTGTTCGGCGGTGGCGTCTAACAAGTCCAAGCCGCGCTGCCAGGCGCCGGTCATTGCAACCGTATCGCCGCGGCGCCGGGCGGTAAACGCTCGCCCGACCTCTGAGCCGATGTTGCCCATTTGCTCGAAAATCGTTAAGCTCTGCCACTTCTCTCGGTCAAAGACATGTTCACTCACGGACGACTCCGGCGATGATATCGATAATTTGCTGGGCACTGTTGGGTCGAGCCGTCAATACTCTTCATAATTCAATTGTAGCACGAATAAGCGGGATGGGTACGTGTCTGCTGTGCCGCAGCATATTCCCACTCAGCAATTGATAGCGTAAATATTATTATTGATAAGCCGTCAAGTTTAACTTCCCGTCCACATACTCCCCCAGAAATACGTCACTATACGCCTTCAATCCCTGCTTGTTCATTTCTTTGAGCAGCCATTTCTCGTCCTTGCCAATTACATGCAAAATATCAGTTGCAGTTGTCCATCTGTTATCAATGGGAAATTCGGATTTTCCTCCTTTTTATGAGTGATGATCAATTCGCCGTCTTGCTCTACCACGGCTCTTTTCACTTTTCTCGTTGAATAGATATGATGAGTTCGCAGTTTGAACGATACGTCATGAGCGCTCAAACCGACTTTCTGGCAATTCTCAATGTTGATTTTTCCATTATCAATGATAGTCAACGCTCTGCCGTCGATCAGCTGCTTCGCTTTCACGTTATACTGTTTTATCCATTTCAATGTCAGCACCAGCGCGCACCATATGCACAAAATACCGATGTAGTTCAGAATCTGAATGCTATTGTTATAAATGACTCCGCCGATGATACCACCCAGCACATAGTTCTGCACTTGGTCGCTGGCAGACGATGGCGACAAATTACCTTTTCCGGAAATATTGATAATTATCGTCAGTGCGAAAAGCCAATCAACAATTTTATTGCTACTAAAATGAATCATCCATGGTTTAATTTTAGTACAGACAGCTAGTGCTTCGGTATGACATGTTTGACGATGGCTATTTTGTATCAGCCGATGAGAACTAGCTAGCCCTAATAAATTCACACCAAAAAGTAAGGTATAATATAACTTAGAAATAGTAAATTAATAAAAAAGGTACAAAAATGAATTTATTTTTATGTTCGCACTTCTCAAGTGTTGGATCTATCATAGAAGAGCAGATTGCCAATAAAAAGATTGCCTTTATTCCCACGGCATCGATACGCGAGAGTTATACGGGCTATGTTAGATCGGCACGTAAACTATTCAAAAATTTGGGCGCTCGACTAATAGAAATTGAAATCTCAACTGAAGAATTTTCAAAGACAGAAGAATCACTCGAAGAAGCTGATGTTATTTATTTTACGGGTGGTAATTCATTTTTCCTTATTGATCAATTGCGAAGAACTGGCACAGACAAACTTTTAAAACAACAACTTAAGAATGGTAAACTATTCATCGGAGAGTCAGCGGGTGCTATCGTGTGTGCACCTGATATCTCTTATATAGAGAAGATGGATCCAATTCCGAAAGATTATTCCCAAGATGATAATACGGGGCTAAATATCATTGATTTTTATGTTCTACCACATTATTTGACTGCGCCGTTTAAAAAAGTCACAGAGCAAATTGTGCAAACATTTCCAGACATTGATTTATGTGCTATCAATAATACCCAAGCGATTATCGTAAAAGGCGATACAAAGAATATTGTAACTATTTAACCAAAAAACCTCACCACAAACCGCATACCCTGCCCGTGTGGCGTGAAGTCGTAGTCTAGACCTTTGGCGTCGAGTAGCATTTTCACGGTGTAGAGGCCGATACCACTGCTGTCGGTGTGTTGCTTCGTGGCGGCACTGCTTCGATAAAACGGATCAAAGATGTGCTGGAGTTGCTGCTTGGTGAGTGGTTTGCAGGCGTTTTCGATGGCTAGTTCACGCTGGTTGCAAGTAAGTTTTATCACACTCCCGGCGTCGCCGTGGCGCACCGCGTTTGACGCCAGGTTCGAGATGACGTGGCGCATCATGTCGCGGTTGGCACGAATGGTCGTCGGCTCTGCATTAACCTCGAAAGTCATGCCGCGCGTTTTTGCCAGTAGTGTATAGTCGTCAACCACTTCAGCGACTAGCTTATCAACCCTCAGCCGCTTTTCTTGACGCAAAGCCTGCTCGGCGACACTGCCAGAACGCAAGACATCATTCACCATCGCCGCCAAGCGGTCAACCTGCGCCACCGATTCCGCCAGGTACTGGTCGCGATTTTTATATTCGCCGATATTGAGTTGCATGTTTTCGAGCATGATCCGGAGGGCTGCCAGCGGCGTTTTCAACTCGTGCGAGGCCGCGCGCAGGAATGCGATTTTCTCTTTCTCGAGCTGGGTGATCCGCTTATTTTCATGCTCCAGCGAGCGAATCGTCTGCCACAAATTTTGATACAGCTCATTAATATTTCGCCCCAGCACGCCGATCTCGTCATGGCTGTTCACCGGGTAGTGCACATCCTTTTCCAGTCGCTGCATAGTCGTGGTCACTGCCGCCATCTTACGAATCGGCCGCGTCACAAAACGACTGTAGATGTAAGAAAATATCAGCGCCACCAACAGCGAGCCGAGCATGGTATATGGCAATACGTGCAGCGTGGCGAGCTTGGCCTGAGTGACAGGCGCCACATCGGCCAGTAGCTTGATTCTGGCCGTTTGTCCGTGATTATCCGCCACGCTACCCTGCCGCAAAATCACCGAGCGCGGATCGATCGTTTGTCCGTCAGCGATTTTCACCACGCTGGTATCGACTGGTTTACCGCTGTCTGTCACGATATTGACGGATTGAAAGCCTTGAAAATACTGATCACGCCCGTCAATCGTCAGCGTGATGTTGACGTTTTTCATGCTCGCAAATTCCTGGCTGAGACGGCGCATTTCCTCAGCCGATTTGCCGCGCAGCTCGGTGGTCAGCATTGCTAGGTTATTTGCTGCCTGGCGCTCTTTTTGCTGCAGATAAAATTGTGGCATCAAGGTGTAGACCAGCGCGTGCGCCAGGATGATCACTACTGCGAATAGGCCGATTGACACCAAAAACGTTTTGGGAAATAATTTAAGCCGCTTCATAGCGATAGCCTACTCCCTTTACCGTGGTGATGCAATCCAGGTGCAATTTTTTGCGCAGGTTTTTGATGTAGACATCGATCACTCGGTCGAATGGCACCTCGTCATCACGCCACAACTTGTCAATGATAGCCTGCCGACTCCAGACCATATTTGGATTATCCACGAGCAGTTTAAGCAGCTGCACTTCCTTGGGCTTGAGGTGCGCGTCAGTATCATCATAAAATCCCTGATAGGCCATAAAATCCACCGAAGCCAGGCCGCGCTGCCACAAGGTTTTTTTGACAGACTGTTGGCGGCGAAGCAGCGCCTTAATTCGCTTTTCCAAAAGCACCAGCGAAAATGGCTTACTCATATAATCATCCGCCAGCTCGTCAAAACTGGCAATTTGCGTCGGCTCATCGTGTAGCGCCGTCAGCATCAGTACCGGCACATCGCTCGTCTGGCGAATCTGGTGTAGCGTCTCGATACCGCTCATCCCCGGCAGCATAATATCCAGGATAATCATATCTGCCTGAGTAAATTTCTTTAGCGCCTCCTCGCCGCTAGTCGCCGTCAGTACCACAAAACCCTGCTGGCGTAGGAATTGCTCGGTGCCAGTGCGTAAGGTAGGTTCGTCTTCAACAATAAGAATCGTTGATGTCATATAAGTAGTATACCGAAAATGCCGCCCGTGGTAAACGAGCGGCATGGGGCGCGTGGTCAGCGTCAAATTGGGACGCTTGGGTCGTATCAGCGGACGCCAACCACTTGCAGGCGCCGGGTGGTGCGACCGAGACCGAGAGAGATGGTTTCGGTGGCGTGGCGGTTGAGGAGGCTTTGTCCGAGGGGGCTATCGACCGAGATGCGGCCGTCAGACGGATCAGCCTCGAGGCTGTCAACGAGGGTGTAGCGAAAGAGCTGGCCCTGCTGATCGATGAGATCAACCACCGAGCCGATGGCGATGCGCAGCCGATCGCGCTTGCGCGGCAGCGGCTTGGCGGTCTTGAGCGCAGCGCGTTTTTCGGTGAGCTTACCATGGACGTTTTCGAGATTCATGATAATGTCGCTGCGGCGGAGTTTGTCGTCGCGAGATTTGGCGCGGCCGATGTCGCGTAGTTCAGCCGAGAGTGCTTTTTCGCGGATTTCGAGTTCGTTGATTTGCTTGTGTAATTCTTTGAAGCCTTTTTTACTGAGATATGTTGTCGTATTCATCCTTACCCTTTCTGGTGAGGCCCACCTCACCGTAACTTATTACACCATGGCATTCTGAAAATTAGCTGAAAAATTGTAAAAATGTCAAAAAAAGTTACGCCACCAGAGGTAAATTACAGGGTTTTTGGCAGCGAAATCGTGAACGTTGTCGTGTCTTTGCGGCTGGCGGCGGTGAGTTGGCCGCCGAGGGCGCCGGCTAGTTGCTTGGCGAGGCTGAGGCCAAGGCCGTAGCCACCGGTTCGCTGATCGCCAGAAAAAAATCGCTCAAAAATATGCGGCAAGTCGCGCGCCGCGATTTGGCCATCGTTCGTCAGGCAGACGGTGATCCGGTGATGGGTAGCCTTGATATCAACCTGGACACGGGACTTACGCGGGCTGTGGCGCAGAGCGTTGTCGAGGATGATGGCGATGAGTTCGCGGACGATGAGGCGATGGCTGGTCAGGGTGATGGCCTCGTCGGTGATCAGTACGGTGCGCGCATCGACCTTGCGTTCAGTGATCAGCTTTTTGGTGAGGTCAGTAATGTCGAATGTCTCAGTCGTGGTTTCTAATTGTTGATTGGCAGACGATAGTTTGAGCAGTGTCTCAGTCAGCTGCGTCAAACGGTCAGTTTCTTCGAGTGTGCTCTGGAGCGTTTGGCGAAGTGATGCTTTGCTGGCGCGACGGTCAGACAATGCTAGCTCGGCCTCGGCCTTGATGACAGCCAGTGGTGTGCGCAGCTGATGACTGGCGTTGGCGGTGAAGCGCGACTGAGCGTCATGTGCTGCCTCGATCGGCTCAAGCGTCCGCCGGGCCAATATATAGGCACAGACGCCGCCGCCGATGAGCACGATGAGGTTGAGATAGCCGAGGCTGATCAGCAAATTGGTGGTCGAGATTGACGGGTGGTCGCGGATGATGGTGGTTTCGGTGTGGCTGTCGGTTTTGTGATGCTTACTCCAGTTATTCAGCTGGACGTCGAGCTCGGAGCTGGCAACTTGAAAGATGATGCCGCTAAATAGTAAGCTGACGGTCATCAAAATGAGCAAGTACCAGCCGGCCAGCTTGAGCGTTGCCGAGAAAAATAATTTCACTCGCCAGCCTCCAATTTATAACCAAAGCCGCGCACGGTGTGAATCAGCGGACACCGAAACGGCTTGTCGATTTTCTTGCGCAGCTGCTTGATGTAGGCCTCGACGTTGTTGGGCAAAATATCAGCGTCAAAATCCCACACATGGGCGATCAATTTGTCTTTGCTAAGCGTCTGGCCGGGGTGGCGCGCCAGGTATTCGAGGAGCGCGTACTCCTTGCTGGTCAGGTCGATCGCGGTGCCAGCGCGAGTAACGGATTGCGTTGTCTGGTCGATCACGAGATCAGCGATCTGGAGCGTGTCCGGTTGCTGAATCGGCGGGCGGCGGAGGAGCGCTCGCACGCGGGCGGTGAGTTCGGCGATGGCGAAGGGCTTGACGAGATAATCATCAGCGCCGCTGTCCAGGCCGAACGTCTTGTCCTCGGTCGTCCCCAGCGCCGTTAACAGCAAAATCGGCATATCCTTGCCCTGCCCGCGTAACGCTCGCACGATATCAGTGCCACTCCGTCCCGGCAGCATCCGATCAACGACTAGTAGATCGTACGGCTCGCTCATCGCCATATTTAAGCCCTCATCCCCGTCATGCGTCACGTCCACAGCATGATGCTCACGCCGCAGCGCCTCGGCAATGATCCGGGCAATCTTTCGTTCGTCTTCGATGATGAGGAGGCGCATGAGTATATTATATAAAATGTTTTGCTAGTGTGTATAGTGAGCATCTCATACCTGGAGTTGCTCAACACAGTATATAGGCTTATAATTATAATCAATGCATCTGGACGATAAAACATTTACCAATCTACTAATCATTTGTCAGGCTCTTGATGCGAAGTTCCCTCATGGTGCTGACATATTCCAGCGCGTATCGCGGTTGTGCGAGGAGAGTGGCGAGCTCGCTAGCGCCGTTAACCACCTTGAAGGTATGGGCGTCAAGCGCCGCAAACACGGCCAGCCGCAGTATGATAATCTCATCAAAGAGATTCAGGACGTCATGCGCTGCGCGGTTGGTATAGCTATGCATTACGGAGTAGAGCGTGAAGTTGTAGCGGCGATAGCTCGGAGCGCCGAGGGAGTAGAGCGAAAATAAGATATAGTGCCTTATGCCCCCTGCTCCGCCCACATAGTGTATAATAAGCAGAAAGAAAGGGAGATATATGGGACGAGACACAGCAAAACAGCAGCGACCGATTGTCGAGATTCGTCATTTTCAGATGGCGTTTGGTGACAAGGTGGTCATCCAAGACCTTAGTTTTGAGGTGCAGCGCGGCGAGGTGTTTGGATTCTTAGGCAGCAACGGCTCGGGAAAGACGACGACGCTTAGAGCACTATTGGGGCTATACGAGCCAACGGCTGGCGAGCTACTGGTTGATGGCAAGCCGTACACGGTCGAGGATAGCGTTAAGTTAGGCTATCTCCCGGAGGAGCGCGGCTTGTACAAAAAAGAAAAAGTCATCGACACCATGATTTATTTTGGTCGATTGAAGGGACTCGGCAAAGAAGAAGCGCGCACATTCTCCATGAATTATTTGGAGCGAGTTGGTTTGAGCGACAAGGCAAAAACTCGGCTGGATAAATTATCAGGCGGCCAGCAGCAAAAAATTCAGCTGGGCGTGACCATCATGGGCGACCCAGAGTTACTCATTTTGGATGAGCCGACTAAGGGTTTTGACCCAGTCAATCGCCGACTACTAATGAACATCATCGAAGAGCGACGTAAGGCTGGCGCGACGGTGATATTTGTCACCCACCAGATGGAAGAGGTCGAACGGCTATGTGATCGGCTGATTCTATTAAAAGACGGTCGAGCGGCGGCGTACGGTACACTAGCAGAAGTGAAAAAGCAGTTCGGCGGTGCGTCAATGGATGATATTTTCGTCAAGGTTTATGGCGGCGAGAAGCAGGAGGTACGTCATGAGTAAGATGCATAATTTGGGGATGGTGTTTAAGTTTGAGGTGCTGCGTACCTTGAAGAAGCCAACCTTTTGGCTGATAGCGCTAGGTTTTCCGGTCATGATTGGGCTGATTTTCGGTATTGTTATTTGGTCAAATCAGGCGACCAAAGAGGCGGCCGATAAGCTTCAAGAACAAAAATTTAGCATTACTATGACAGATCATTCAAAGCTAATCAAGCCGGAAGTCGCGGCGGTGATGAAAGTCCAATCAGTTGACTCCGAAGCTGAAGGTATCGAAAAAGTTAAACGCCGTCAGACGGATGCTTATTTCTATATACCGAAGAATCTTGAGAAGGACACGATCAGGATATACGGCCAAGATACGGGGGTTTTTGAGAACAATAAGTACGAGGCGGTTGTCCGCACACTACTGAATCAGTCGGTTGATAGTAGGGTCACCGGATCGGAAGCGGCAGTGATCAAGCAGAAAATTAATTCGTCACTCAAGACCTATAAAGACGGTAAAGAAAGCGGCGGTGTGAACGAGATGATCGTGCCAGGGTTCTTCCTGGTGCTGTTTTATATGCTCGTTGCCTTCTTTAGTAATCAGATGCTGACGAGTACTGTCGAGGAGAAAGAAAACCGCACTGTGGAGATGTTGCTGACAACGGTGCAGGCCAGAACGTTGATTATCGGCAAGATTTGGGCGTTGATCGCTCTATCGCTGATTCAGGGGATGGTTATCGTTGTGCCGGTGTTGATTGGCTATTTTGGATTTGGTTCGCAGCTGCACCTGTCTAACTTTGATCTATCGCAAATTGTGTTTGATCCGACGAGAATCGCTGTCGCTGTTGCGCTGTTTGGTGCGAGCTTTACCATGCTGACTGGTCTGTTGGTAGCTATGGGGGCAATGATGCCGACCGCCAAGGAGGCGAGTTCGTGGGTTGGCCTGGTGATGATACTGCTGTTTGGGCCGTTGTATGCCGCGTCAGTATTTGTCTCGTACCCAGAGTCAACGTTCTCGATGGTTATGTCGTACTTCCCGCTTACGGCACCAATTCCGTTGATGATTAGGAATACGGTCGGCAATTTGTCGCTCGTTGAGGCCTTGATCGGCGTGGCGGTCTTGGTGGTGTCTGCGGTACTGATCATGATGCTGGCGGTACGGATTTTCCGCTACGGCGCGATGTCATATGATAGCAAGTTGTCTCTGTCAGCGTTGCGGATGAAGCGAAAAGCTGATAAAGTTTAGGGTATGAAAGTACGCATTGAAATAGACACCAAAACATTTGTGCGGTTTTGGCTGGTGGTGATTGGCTTTGGGCTGGCGGGGTTGATGATTTATTCGGCGCGGGATGCGCTGATGGTGCTCGGGACGGCGTTGTTTCTGGCGCTGGCACTGAACGCGCCGGTGCGTAAGTTGGCATCGTGGCTACCCGGCAAGAGTCGGCTGGGCGGGACGGCGTTGGCGTTTATGCTGCTGATTATCATCTTGACTAGTGTGATTTGGTTTGTGGTGCCGCCATTGGTACAGCAATCGGCCAAGTTTGCCGAGACGCTGCCGGGGTTGGTCAATGGTGTTAACGAGCAGTGGCATGGGCTGAGGAATTTTATTGAGCAGAATGGCCTGCAGTCGCAGATTGACTCGCTGATGAATAATATCCGCGGTCAGGCATCCAGTTGGGCGGCGAGTTTCGGCGCAAATATCCTCGGTAGTATCAGTTCGCTGGCGTCATTTTTGGCATCGGCCTTTCTGGTCTTGGTGCTGACATTCTTGATGTTGCTCGAAGGCCAGGAATGGATGGAGCGGCTGTGGCGACTGTATCGGGACGAGCAGCGGCGCGACCACCACAAGGTGCTGGTTGGCAAGATTTATAACGTGGTGACTGGCTACATCGTCGGGCAACTGACGGTGTCGGGGATCGGCTCGCTGTGTGCCGGGGCGTTCGTGTTTGGCATGAGCTGGTTCATTCCGGAGATCGCAGCCAACTTGGCAATGCCGACGATTCTGCTGGTGTTCCTACTCAGCCTGATCCCGATGTTTGGGGCAACGATCGCCGGTGTGGTGGTGGGACTGATGCTGATGCTCAATAGTGTGTCGGCGGGCGTCATCTATCTCATCTATTTCGTGATCTACCAGCAGATTGAGAATAATTTTATTGCGCCAGTCATTCAGGGTAAGAAAGTCGAGCTGTCGGCGCTGGCGATCTTGGTGGCGGTGACGGTCGGGCTGTATGTTGG
The window above is part of the Candidatus Saccharibacteria bacterium oral taxon 488 genome. Proteins encoded here:
- a CDS encoding AI-2E family transporter, whose product is MKVRIEIDTKTFVRFWLVVIGFGLAGLMIYSARDALMVLGTALFLALALNAPVRKLASWLPGKSRLGGTALAFMLLIIILTSVIWFVVPPLVQQSAKFAETLPGLVNGVNEQWHGLRNFIEQNGLQSQIDSLMNNIRGQASSWAASFGANILGSISSLASFLASAFLVLVLTFLMLLEGQEWMERLWRLYRDEQRRDHHKVLVGKIYNVVTGYIVGQLTVSGIGSLCAGAFVFGMSWFIPEIAANLAMPTILLVFLLSLIPMFGATIAGVVVGLMLMLNSVSAGVIYLIYFVIYQQIENNFIAPVIQGKKVELSALAILVAVTVGLYVGGLVGGVVAIPIAGSLKVLMDDYLAHNREPQAPPRRSPLKKALKKAAKEAS
- a CDS encoding response regulator transcription factor, producing the protein MRLLIIEDERKIARIIAEALRREHHAVDVTHDGDEGLNMAMSEPYDLLVVDRMLPGRSGTDIVRALRGQGKDMPILLLTALGTTEDKTFGLDSGADDYLVKPFAIAELTARVRALLRRPPIQQPDTLQIADLVIDQTTQSVTRAGTAIDLTSKEYALLEYLARHPGQTLSKDKLIAHVWDFDADILPNNVEAYIKQLRKKIDKPFRCPLIHTVRGFGYKLEAGE
- a CDS encoding ATP-binding cassette domain-containing protein; amino-acid sequence: MAFGDKVVIQDLSFEVQRGEVFGFLGSNGSGKTTTLRALLGLYEPTAGELLVDGKPYTVEDSVKLGYLPEERGLYKKEKVIDTMIYFGRLKGLGKEEARTFSMNYLERVGLSDKAKTRLDKLSGGQQQKIQLGVTIMGDPELLILDEPTKGFDPVNRRLLMNIIEERRKAGATVIFVTHQMEEVERLCDRLILLKDGRAAAYGTLAEVKKQFGGASMDDIFVKVYGGEKQEVRHE
- a CDS encoding HAMP domain-containing histidine kinase translates to MKRLKLFPKTFLVSIGLFAVVIILAHALVYTLMPQFYLQQKERQAANNLAMLTTELRGKSAEEMRRLSQEFASMKNVNITLTIDGRDQYFQGFQSVNIVTDSGKPVDTSVVKIADGQTIDPRSVILRQGSVADNHGQTARIKLLADVAPVTQAKLATLHVLPYTMLGSLLVALIFSYIYSRFVTRPIRKMAAVTTTMQRLEKDVHYPVNSHDEIGVLGRNINELYQNLWQTIRSLEHENKRITQLEKEKIAFLRAASHELKTPLAALRIMLENMQLNIGEYKNRDQYLAESVAQVDRLAAMVNDVLRSGSVAEQALRQEKRLRVDKLVAEVVDDYTLLAKTRGMTFEVNAEPTTIRANRDMMRHVISNLASNAVRHGDAGSVIKLTCNQRELAIENACKPLTKQQLQHIFDPFYRSSAATKQHTDSSGIGLYTVKMLLDAKGLDYDFTPHGQGMRFVVRFFG
- a CDS encoding peptidase S51 produces the protein MNLFLCSHFSSVGSIIEEQIANKKIAFIPTASIRESYTGYVRSARKLFKNLGARLIEIEISTEEFSKTEESLEEADVIYFTGGNSFFLIDQLRRTGTDKLLKQQLKNGKLFIGESAGAIVCAPDISYIEKMDPIPKDYSQDDNTGLNIIDFYVLPHYLTAPFKKVTEQIVQTFPDIDLCAINNTQAIIVKGDTKNIVTI
- a CDS encoding ABC transporter permease, with the translated sequence MIFSSRFMAARSRRYVMSKMHNLGMVFKFEVLRTLKKPTFWLIALGFPVMIGLIFGIVIWSNQATKEAADKLQEQKFSITMTDHSKLIKPEVAAVMKVQSVDSEAEGIEKVKRRQTDAYFYIPKNLEKDTIRIYGQDTGVFENNKYEAVVRTLLNQSVDSRVTGSEAAVIKQKINSSLKTYKDGKESGGVNEMIVPGFFLVLFYMLVAFFSNQMLTSTVEEKENRTVEMLLTTVQARTLIIGKIWALIALSLIQGMVIVVPVLIGYFGFGSQLHLSNFDLSQIVFDPTRIAVAVALFGASFTMLTGLLVAMGAMMPTAKEASSWVGLVMILLFGPLYAASVFVSYPESTFSMVMSYFPLTAPIPLMIRNTVGNLSLVEALIGVAVLVVSAVLIMMLAVRIFRYGAMSYDSKLSLSALRMKRKADKV
- a CDS encoding putative methyltransferase, with protein sequence MSQNRDILCSALELNKLRPEADMSIEQYLMTSESMARQVDMMRPVLNGKKVLFLGDDDHLSVLFGKYLNVSPVVVEYDARIRRSLRDNYAKNNINSYIIEEYDARNALPQHIKADAFYINPPYSSKNRGKGAKVWLSRVAGAVPVGSVSVLVYPIDEDLQWTLDCTHEILQYAYDCGLMVANIDKDVHTYGHLPKDPGLLSSNIYLYKYKDCVAKENEDIDGGSLYR
- a CDS encoding HAMP domain-containing histidine kinase — encoded protein: MKLFFSATLKLAGWYLLILMTVSLLFSGIIFQVASSELDVQLNNWSKHHKTDSHTETTIIRDHPSISTTNLLISLGYLNLIVLIGGGVCAYILARRTLEPIEAAHDAQSRFTANASHQLRTPLAVIKAEAELALSDRRASKASLRQTLQSTLEETDRLTQLTETLLKLSSANQQLETTTETFDITDLTKKLITERKVDARTVLITDEAITLTSHRLIVRELIAIILDNALRHSPRKSRVQVDIKATHHRITVCLTNDGQIAARDLPHIFERFFSGDQRTGGYGLGLSLAKQLAGALGGQLTAASRKDTTTFTISLPKTL
- a CDS encoding response regulator transcription factor; the protein is MTSTILIVEDEPTLRTGTEQFLRQQGFVVLTATSGEEALKKFTQADMIILDIMLPGMSGIETLHQIRQTSDVPVLMLTALHDEPTQIASFDELADDYMSKPFSLVLLEKRIKALLRRQQSVKKTLWQRGLASVDFMAYQGFYDDTDAHLKPKEVQLLKLLVDNPNMVWSRQAIIDKLWRDDEVPFDRVIDVYIKNLRKKLHLDCITTVKGVGYRYEAA
- the speD gene encoding adenosylmethionine decarboxylase, which codes for MQDNQNKLSIVDQDSTLRIYNLDLRHKVRGLWDENIPLINHTVIEARGLPDEFLNSSKLLKDACDAFCRDTGLSVVERRIHQFEPIGKTVFYVLEESHLSMHTWPESGYLHMDLVTCTKKEKEPLDVAAIFNRHFQPSHIRYIKLKY